GAATAAAGAATCTAAAAATCCATCATAACCTGGATTGAATTGTTCAAAGTGTTCATAAGTATGAATTTGTCTATTGTTGCCTTTACCAGTTACAGTTGAAAGTTTATGAGCTCTATAGGTTTTATCTTTAACTTCAGAGTATTCAACACATTCGTCCATTGCCAAGAATGAGAAAAGTTTAGATCTTCTTTGAATTGCCCATGATTTATGTGGAGTGAATGAAACAAAATTATTAGCAACATTTGGAATTATTGAAAGATTTCTTGGTAAAACATCACTTGAAACAGTGTAACCAGTAATTGCACATCCAGATGGAATTGTTGCTTTTTTAGTTGGtactttatttgaattattaccaccaactACTGCTTCTGGACGAGTTAAACCTGGTTTAGTTTCATCAAGGAAACTTGGTTGAAcattgatgaagaagaattgTCCAAAAGTAGCATCAACAGTTTTCAATTCACCTTTATATCTTTCCATACCTGTATCTACCATCCATTTATCCATTGCAGCAATTGATGGTTGATAATATGAATCACCTGGATTACTATCAAATTCTGCCATTGGTTTTGTTTCATCGATTGGCACACCTGCATAGTCCCATAAATAACGAACATTCTCACGGTAAACACCATTTGGATAAATATCATCAAGACAACTCCATGTTTCAACATAATCAAATACAAATTGTGCACAATAATTACGATAATTTAACTacagaaataaaaaaataaattaaaagaattaataaattttttttttttataataaaaaataaaaattaaaataaataaaaacttacaTAACGTTTGTATTTAGTTTGGTTATCTAAATTTGGTAAACTCTGAATGACTTTAACACCTGCATTATAAGCTGATCTAGTGTGTGCAAAATAGATTggtaattttgaattataaattaaagcATAACTTTGAATTTTTGCATCAGTCATTCCCATtgtttttccatttttaataccatcctttaaaacaaaaagatgagttgctaataatattatttaattagtaaaataaattttttttttttttttttttttaataaaatttaaataataacttaCTTGCTAAAATTGTGAAAGCACTAATTTCTTCGAATTTAGTTTGATCTGGACTATTTAAAAGAACTGCTAATTTTCTTAATAATTCATCTTCTAAATCGTCATATTGCTTTAAATAATCATCACGATATTTATTCTTGAGATTAATATCAgcaatatttttattcttttcaaatGCATTCTTTGCAATATAATATTTACCAAAATCACCTTGAATTGATTCAACCATACCATTAACTCTTGCattatttaaagttgatGTAACATCATTGGCAACATTGTAAACTGATGAAACAATTGAATCCCAAAGttctttattataatttggtgatggtgggaaaaaaatgaaaccaACAACATTACATAATAATGCaccaatctttttttattattaaaagaattttaaattagcaattatttatatattttataaattttttttttttttttttttttttttgtgaacaccaaaaaaataaataataataataattacatttGGAATACAACCGACAGCACCGAGGAAACAAGTTGCAGCAAATTCTTTGgtgaaatttgttttttctcCAAGAAATGGAAAATTGTTAATGACTGGTCTTTCACTATTTGCAAGTGATTGagtcatttttaattgaaatgcATAATAATCTTTAAATGTATTTGGTGTGgccattttatttaattttatttgttattgtttaaataaattaaaatgattttaaaataatttaaaaaaaaaaaaaattttgttttatactattaaaaaatagacgataaaaaaaataataaaaatattaagtataaaaaaaaaaaaaaaaaaaataataatcaatagtttgaaaataatttattggtGTAGTATTAACGATTGGGAAATCAGAAAATCCTAACGGATTTGCCCAAAAATCTAGAatattcatcattttttaagaaattatGACTGTTAAATCACAAATTCTTtgattagttttttttaaagaagtgaaaaaaaaaaaaaaaaaatgaaaaatatgaCATTTGCatctttagtttttttaaaaatctaatttaaatcaaaacaaataaaattttaaaaaaaaaaaagcaatcgacctaaaaaaaaaaatcccgGATTTGCCAGAGGTTTAACGAGATTCTTTTGTGTCAaagtttataatttatttaaatttttttttttttttttttttttttttttattttaaaatctatttaaaattaccaaatcaaaaaaaaaaaataaaaatttttttaaaaactataaacattaaaaaaaaaacaaataataaaaaaatgagtgTATATACTGGCGATGCTTCACTTCTCTACTTGCAATACTATGAAAAGTTACACGCAAGTTCTGTTCAAAAAGTCCCAGCTAATATGGTAATTGATGATCGTAAAAGAAAAGGTGGCTCACCAACAGGCTTTACATTATATTTGGTTGTAGAGAAAAAGTCatggtaagttttttttttttttttttttattatttatatatttatatatttattaaataattatttttattttattatacttgttaataattattatgaaaTAGGGATAGAGCTATTAGAATAAATGGTGCACAATATTCATATCAAGTAGAATTAAAGGCCGGAGATAATACTGGTTTTCTTTCTTTAGATTCAAAATCTAAATGTATATTCACTAATATTGAATGGAATGCCAATAATGCCAACACCACATTATCATTCGTTAGTGCAAAGACATTGGGTATTTGGtatgtattttaaaattattttaaaataaataaataaaaaaaataaataaataaacaaataaataaataattaattaaataaataaaaataaataaaaaattatttattaatattcataattattttaataggAGTGAGGATTTCAAGATTGAAATTACACCAGCTCAACGTAAATTATTTGACAACCGTGAATTATACGTTTATGTGTCAGATAATGAAAAGTTTTACaaagataatattgataacaaaattaaaagagaCCAAATTAGTGCTGGCTACATTTCTTTttaagtgaaaaaaaaaaaaaaaataaaaaataaaaaataaaaaataaaaataattgaaagaatttaccaaaatagtttttaatttaaataaaaagttcgcattttatttacatttttatatatatttttttttttagtgttattattttcataaagGTAAAAAAATCTGTTAATTTacttatttttataaatataaaacaataaataataaaataataataataaagtaataataataaataaacaaaaatatgtaatgaaaataaaattagtcaaaaaaaaaaaaataaaattgatttaaaaaaataaaaaaataaaaaaataaaataaaataaaataaaaagataataacaatgaaattataaaaaaaatgatcaaaaaaataaaaaaaaaaataataatgaaaataataaaataaaaaaaataaattgaaattcgaatgaaataaaataaaaaaaaaaaataaaaaataaaattttttttttttttttcgttttttttcaatttttattttctttttttcattttttttttttttttttcatttgatcacatttttctttttcaatactCGCTCGCTCAACACACAAATTGTTGGAAAACAACATTtatttaatctatttttaaaaatatatatatttgtgTTTGAGGTGTGTGTGTATATTAtacattttatttacatcaaatattgtaaataaattataaaaaaaaaaaaaaaaaaaaaaaaagagagagaaaaaaaaaaaaaatgtatagaATTGgttcatcaattaaaaaatcgaATCAAATTCGATTAGCAACAataagaacaacaacaaatgttGTTATTAGAAATTATTGTTCAGAGACATCATCAActcaaccaccaccaccagaaCAAGGACAAGAAACACCAaaaccaataattaaaaaaaagaaacaatcaAGAGAGATCTTTTCAGAATTTGtagatgatggtgatgttgttgttgatcatAGAAAACATTCACAAAAGAAAGCAGTTGTCGATCAAAGAACTCAAGATTTCGATAAAATGCTCGCAAGTCTCACAATGAAAGATTTAAAGTTAATGAGATATAGTGATAATCCAGaaacatttgaattattttcacGTGAACATTTTAACATTAATGATGCTTTCGAAATGAATCTCACcacaaaatcattattacaaaaacaaaaagaaaaagaacaaaaagaattacctggttcattatttaaaactcaAAAAGTCATTTATGATAATTATTCACAAATTAAATCTGATCATATtgcaaatgaattaaataaatttaaagaagagtaagttattattattattattattatttaatatatataatatattaattattaataattttatatttatatatagaTTTGAAAAACCATTAGTTAGTGCATATAATGAAGTTataaatcaatcaaatttattatatagaACAAAGAGAGCAGAAGaaagattaattaaaaagagaATTGAAAAAGAGAGAAAAGAATATAAATTGAGTGGTTTGGAGAAACATTATCGTGATATTGTTCAAGTTAGAAATGCATTAGATTTTAGAGGAAAAACAATATTGGCAGGTTCAGATGAAGAGGATGCATGGCAAAGAATTTTGGAGAGATCAGAGATTACAGATCCACATAATCTTTCCAGATTACATATGATGGATGAATATAATGATTTAGGTTATCAAACAGAGATTACCGAGGATTACattaatcaattatcaattgtACCATTTGATTTCGCAAATCCAGCATCCTATTCATCAATGGTGAATCTCATTGATCAACTCGTTCAAGTCGATACTTATCGTGATCCTGAAGAGATTGCCAGTCTTTTGGTTGCAGAGAAATTGAGAGCAATCAAAAAAGCCAACGATCAAGGCACTGAAGAGggtaaaaaattatcaaaacttCTTCAATCTCAATTGATACTTGAGCTCAAGGCCGATAGATACTTGGAGACTTATGAGTGTACATTACCAGAATTACCAACACCAGAGgagattaaaaaattcacAATCGATGAACTTAAGGAATTGGAAATCGTTAGAATGGCCGCAACACGTTTAGAACAATATCAAGAGGCCAAGAATAGAATTCACATTTTGGAGGATAATACAAAACAAGATAAAATCGACAACTATAAATTCTATCAACAAATGAATGCACCATCAGTTGCCAATTCAAGAGATGCTACAAATTTATTGACAGTTGGTGAAATGTCATTGAAAGCTGGTACTAGACCATCAACCGAAGATGAGATCATTGATCTTCTTCCACATGATGAAGAGGTCCGTGAAGAACATGAAGATGATTTAGTCGATGATGAAAAGGTTGTTGCAACCACCAATGAAGAAGAACCATCTCAAGAAGTTGAAGAATCTGAACCAGTTCCAGATATTGAAGATCCATTTGCAATTAACAAAGATTTCTTTGATAAGAATGGTAGATTCCTTTTATCTGATAAAATTGAAGCtgaagaacaagaacaagaggATTTGattaaagatgatgatgtcgcaattgaaaatgttgaatCTCTTATCACTGAAGAGTCTGTTCCAATTGCAGTTGAAGAGTCTGTAACAACTGTAGTTGAAGAGTCTGTAACAAAGCCTCCAAAATTCTTAGAAAGATTCGCTGAAAAAGGAAAATTACCACCAATCAGAAATAGCAATAAAGACAGTGTTAGACAAATCGCAGAATCATTGTTTAACATTAATTTCGACTATCAAGAGGAACTCGATGAAATTGATGGTAGAATGGACGCTATCGATGCATTCCATGAAAACCAAGAAGAATTACCACTTGATGAAAGAGAGGGTGAATTGGATGAAGATATTGTTAGACCATTACCATCAACCTTACCAGATCTTAAAGCACTCTCTGCAAAGATTAGAAAGAATGAAGAGGAATCATTGAATATGATCGCCAATAAATACATCAACCAAGAAGTCAATGAAAAAACTGCAACCGAAGTATTGGATCAAATCTATGAAGCTTACAAAACCAATAATCTCTTTGATAAGGATATCATTGAACACGATAAAAACACCATTAGAGAAGCAAATGGTGACGTTGCAATTCCAGAATCTATGTACTTTGAATATGATACCACCTTTAGTGATTTGGTCGATAGAGATGTCATCTTTAAAATGCCACTCAAAGATACTGATCTTGTTAGAGTTTTAACTCATCAACTCACTGAAACTGGTCTTTTGAAACAAGAGAAAGTTTTGAAACATAATACTGATGATATGCCAGTCTCAAAGGAATTGGTTGAATCAAATCCAGATGCTTTCCCTGATTTCGTAAAGGAAATCATTGATCAAAATCCAAATGATTCAACTGATATGCCAATAACTCGTGAATATATTGAAACTTATGATCCACTCATTAAAGAGTTTAGAGAGAAAATGTCAATTACAAAGAATAAAGATGGTAGTGTCGTTGAAGAAGTAATTGAAGAAGAACTcataaaagatgaaaatgaagaagaagaagatgaagatgaagaagatgaaggtGATAACAAACAAAGAGTAATTGAAAGAAGTGATGAAGTTCATGATGAAATTTATGATGAAAGACGTCTTTACATTAATCTTAGACCACAAATTAAAGATGAAGGTGTTATCTCTGTACCAACATCTACTAAAAAGATAACCAAACCTATTGAAAAGGAtggaattgataataatgatggcTGGTTAATGGGTAAACCATTCAATATGTTAAATTACagattaaataatcaaccaaataaattaccaatgGATAATGTACAAAGTGAAGGTGAACGTGTACCTGGTGAGGATGAACCAGATATATTAGTCGAAGAATTAGccgatgaagaagatgaagaatttaaagatttaagtCCAAGTTTTGACCAACAACCAAAAATATTCGAACAAACTGATCTCTATTATTACCTTCAACAAGGTAAGAATCAAGAATGGTTTAGACCTGAAAAAATCAGTGATAAAGATATCACCTCACTTGAACGTCGTCAAACTTGGTATCCAAGACAACACATCAAAACTTATCCATTCGAATTCATTAGCTCTCACAATACCACCGATCAAACTATTGAAGATAGTTGGGTCAATAGAAAAGCCGTATTAAAAGTTAACATCTCTGCTTTCAATTTATCAAAGACCGTTCAAGATAGATTAGCTCAATTAACCGCTAATCGTTATGACCCACAAAAGAAAGTACTCACTTTGGTCGCCAACAATCACAAAACACTTCcagaaaataaatatgaaGTTAAGAGATTATTCAAAGAATTATTACATGAAGCAAGTTTAGCTGATCCAAATTTCGTCTCTGTTAGAACTGATAACTATAAAGCTCCACAACCACAATCCTTTGTACCTTCTCAAGCCGCTAAAAATCAAACTAGATTCAATCTCTATCGTTTACAAGGTTTCccacttttaaataatcaacaaaGACAACATATGGAACTTTATTCACATATAAGATCACATTTAGATTCaactttataaaatataaaaaaaaaaaaaattaataaaataaaaaaaaaaaataagtaataataataaataataaataataataataatggtaataaataattaaatataattatactaaaaaaaaaaaattaaaaaaaaaaaaaaaaaaaaaaaaaaaaaataaataaataaatataaacattaatttaaatatataaatattattttaaacttttttaaacatttttattttttattttttattttttttcgaatttatacaagtaataataattgagtaatatatataatatttattttaatataattatcttTGATTTGGAGTTGATTGTTGTGGTGGAGTATTTTGTGGTAAATAAGGAACTTGATGAGATGTTGAAGAATTTGGagagatattattattattattaagattattatttggtgaagatggattattattattattattgttaatattgttattattattattattatttaatggtttATTTGGACTATTATTACCAGAATTACTTGTTAAAGAAGATTGAGGAGAAGGGATTGGAGTACCTAATAGATTACCTTGAATATTTTGTCTAAAGGTAGAATTCTTTGAAGCGGCTTCAGCAATAGCACTCATAATCATTGGATTTTGTAAATTCATACCAGCAGGAAGTATTCCTTGTGGTAATGGTGAATTTAAACCTGGTGGTAATatactatttaaaaattgatcaGCAACACCTGATGGTGAGTTTGTACCATTACTACCACCTTTAGGGAAAGAGAAGGATACGGCTTGGGTAACGAAATTTCTAAGATATAAAAGTTGTTCACGAATTAATTTATTCTCAGAGTTTAATAATTCGACACGTGCTCTAAATTCACTATTTGTACCAGTTAAATCTGAAACCTTTTTTTCAAGATCTTGAATGTAGGCTTTTTGTCTTTGTCTAAATAATTGAGCAGCTTCTCTATTTTTAACTAATCTTCTTTGTCTTTTTTGATGTCTTTCTTCATCCATATTAAAGCCACCATCAGTTGTTGGAATTAAAGTTGTACCACCATTTTCACCTTTTACAGGTGTTGAACTTATaaattttctctttttaatagatttatcttcttcttttttctttccaTTATTTGAaccatttaattgattattttgattatttatattattatttaaattattaatttgtgtactaatattatttgaattattattattattatttggatttgaatttgaatttgaattattattatttaatgaaatattattgttttgattGCTATGTGGTGGAATtggaattaattgatttggttgaattggttgtttaaaattaatatttttattattgttattgttattgttgttgttgttgttgttgttgtttgcaTTGTTAGTTGATGGAACATTTAACATTGTTTGTGAAGACACACCAAAAGGTACATCAAATATTGATTCAGGCACTATATTATAATGGTTTTGTTTAATTGGTTCATTCATATattcaacttttttatttggttctTGATTTGGAACAATACCATTTGATGAATAAATTTCTTCCAttggatttttaatttgataaaattggttattattattattattatgtggTTGACCATGTGGCaaatgatgttgttgttgttgttgttgagcatgatttaaatttatattattattattattattattattattattattattattattattatttacattatcatgataactattatttaattcgtTCTCCTTTTCAGGTTGTAAATAAATCGAAAATAGTTGTTCTTCTTGTTGGCTACCATTGGAATTATGATTTA
This region of Dictyostelium discoideum AX4 chromosome 3 chromosome, whole genome shotgun sequence genomic DNA includes:
- the bzpF gene encoding hypothetical protein; the protein is MSLIEGDSIYNLFQTQDLGIDFASSIVPDSPNKFKKNANVFNNFQQQQQQIQQQNKQSNGLIYNNNNNNNNNNNNNNNNSSSSNNNNNSSSSNNNNNSNNNNQNHNNNNNNQNHNNIQHNNAQSQVYINHNSNGSQQEEQLFSIYLQPEKENELNNSYHDNVNNNNNNNNNNNNNNNNINLNHAQQQQQQHHLPHGQPHNNNNNNQFYQIKNPMEEIYSSNGIVPNQEPNKKVEYMNEPIKQNHYNIVPESIFDVPFGVSSQTMLNVPSTNNANNNNNNNNNNNNNNKNINFKQPIQPNQLIPIPPHSNQNNNISLNNNNSNSNSNPNNNNNNSNNISTQINNLNNNINNQNNQLNGSNNGKKKEEDKSIKKRKFISSTPVKGENGGTTLIPTTDGGFNMDEERHQKRQRRLVKNREAAQLFRQRQKAYIQDLEKKVSDLTGTNSEFRARVELLNSENKLIREQLLYLRNFVTQAVSFSFPKGGSNGTNSPSGVADQFLNSILPPGLNSPLPQGILPAGMNLQNPMIMSAIAEAASKNSTFRQNIQGNLLGTPIPSPQSSLTSNSGNNSPNKPLNNNNNNNNINNNNNNNPSSPNNNLNNNNNISPNSSTSHQVPYLPQNTPPQQSTPNQR